The following is a genomic window from Candidatus Polarisedimenticolaceae bacterium.
GAAGTTCACCGTCAAGACCACCGACAACTGGACGTGGAACGTGCAGGCGGGGTACCGGCTCGGGAACACGCGCCTGCGCGCCGGCCTCTTCGAGTCCTCCGGCGGCGTCGGGGTCGACCAGTCGTTCCTGAAGAACCGCCTCGGCCTGACCTTCGAGGCGTACGAGTTCGACCGGGACGAGAAGGCGCCTCACCTGCGCCTCGAGGCGCGCTGGTTCTTCCACCCGAATCTCTACACGTACGGCGGCTGGGACGATCCCGTCTGGTCCGAGCGCCAGTCCGCCTTCGTCGGGGCCGGCATCCGCTGGAGCGACGAGGACCTCAAGTACCTTCTCGGGACGGCCGCCGCGGCCGTTCCCTGATCCACGGAGTCCCACGATGCTCGCACTCGCCTCCTTGTTGCTCGCCGCGGCGTCGACCTCCGCCCCTCCGGAGGCCCGCCTGCTGCGATTCCCCGACATCCACGACGACTTCGTCGTCTTCGTGTACGCGGGGGACCTCTGGCGCGCGCCGTCCACGGGCGGCCCCGCGTGGCGCCTGACCAGCCACCAGGGGACGGAGCTGTTCCCGAAGATCTCCCCCGACGGCCGATGGGTCGCCTTCAGCGCGGAATACACCGGGACGCGGCAGGTCTACGTGATGCCGGCGTGGGGCGGCGCGCCCCGGCAGCTCACCTACTACAACGACGTCGGGCCGATGCCCCCTCGCGGCGGATGGGACAACTGGATCCTCGGCTGGACCTCCGGCGGGAAGATCCTCGTGCGCATGAACCGAACCCCGTGGGGGGAGCGCATGGGGCGTTACTTCCTCGTCGATCCCGAGGGAGGACTCGAGACTCCACTTCCCCTCCCCGAAGGGGGGTCGGCGTCGCTGTCCCCCGACGGGACGAAGCTCGCCTACACCCCCGTCGACCGGGAGTTCCGCACGTGGAAACGCACGATGGGCGGGCGCGCGCAGGACGTCTGGATCTACGACCTGAAGGGGGCGCGCTCCGAGCGGGTCACCGATTGGAAGGGGACCGACAACTTCCCGATGTGGGCCGGGGACTCGATCTACTTCACCTCCGACCGCGAACGCACGCTGAACCTGTACGCCTATGACGTCGCGTCCCGGACGACGCGCAAGGTCACGCGCTTCGACGAATACGACGTGTTGTGGCCGAGCCTCGGACCCGGCGCGATCGTCTTCATGAACGGCGGGTTCCTCTGGAAGACCGACCTCGCCTCCGGCGAGACCGCGAAGATCCCGATCACCCTCGGCACCGACGCCGCGGCCACCGTCCCCGCCTTCAAGGACGTCCAGGGGCAACTCGGCGGCGCCGAGCCCTCCCCGAGCGGCGCCCGCGTCGTCCTCGAGGCCCGCGGCGAGATCTTCACCGTCCCGGCGAAGGACGGCGCCGCCCGGAATCTCACGCAGACGCAGGGGGTGCGCGAGCACTCCCCCGCGTGGTCCCCCGACGGGAAGTGGATCGCCTACCTCTCCGACGCCACCGGGGAATACGAGATCTGGCTTCGTGCGCAGGACGGCACCGGGACGCCGCGTCGGCTCACCCGCGACGGCGACGTCTGGCGTTTCGCCCCGTCGTGGTCCCCCGACTCGAAGAAGCTGGCGTGGGGGGACCGCAAGCGCCGCCTGCGCGTGCTCGACATCGACACCGGGAAGACGACCGAGGTCGATCGCGGCACGCAGGGGGATCTCGACACGTACGTCTGGTCCCCCGACTCGAAGTGGATCGCCTACGAAACCGGCCATCCCAGCCGGCTTCCCGCGATCGCGGTGTGGTCGCTCGAGGCGAATCGTTCCTGGGTGCTCGGCGACGGGTTGACCGCGGACTTCTCCCCCGCGTTCTCCCCCGACGGGAGCCACCTCTGGTTCCTGAGCAACCGCAACTACGAGCTCGCCTTCAGCGCCTTCGAGTTCAACTACGTCTACCGCAACGCGACCGAGGTGCTGGGCGCGGCGCTCGCGGCGTCCGGACCGTCTCCGTTCCCGCTCCGAAGCGACGAGGAGAGCGGGAAGCCGGCCGAATCGAAGAAGAAGGACGAGGCTTCGCCCGCGATCGCGGTGCGCGTCGACCCCGAGGGGATCGTCTCGCGCACGGTGGGCGTTCCGGGGCTCGCGGCCGGGGATTACGCCGCGCTCCGGGCGTCCGAAGGAGCGCTCTGGTACCTCCGGGGAACCGGCGGTCCCGACGGCGAGCGCGCCCTCTGGCGGTACGACCTCAAGGAGCGCAAGGAGGAGAAAGTCACCCAGCCCTGCAACGGGTACGCCCTGTCCGCGGACGGGAAGAAGCTCCTCTACCGCGCGAAGGGCGGCCTGTTCCTCGTCGACGCCAAGGCGGGGGCGAAGGAAGGGGACGGGAAGCTCGATCTCGCGGGGCTGAGGGTGAAGATCGACCCGAAGCTCGAGTGGGCGCAGATGTTCGACGACGCGTGGCGGATC
Proteins encoded in this region:
- a CDS encoding PDZ domain-containing protein, yielding MLALASLLLAAASTSAPPEARLLRFPDIHDDFVVFVYAGDLWRAPSTGGPAWRLTSHQGTELFPKISPDGRWVAFSAEYTGTRQVYVMPAWGGAPRQLTYYNDVGPMPPRGGWDNWILGWTSGGKILVRMNRTPWGERMGRYFLVDPEGGLETPLPLPEGGSASLSPDGTKLAYTPVDREFRTWKRTMGGRAQDVWIYDLKGARSERVTDWKGTDNFPMWAGDSIYFTSDRERTLNLYAYDVASRTTRKVTRFDEYDVLWPSLGPGAIVFMNGGFLWKTDLASGETAKIPITLGTDAAATVPAFKDVQGQLGGAEPSPSGARVVLEARGEIFTVPAKDGAARNLTQTQGVREHSPAWSPDGKWIAYLSDATGEYEIWLRAQDGTGTPRRLTRDGDVWRFAPSWSPDSKKLAWGDRKRRLRVLDIDTGKTTEVDRGTQGDLDTYVWSPDSKWIAYETGHPSRLPAIAVWSLEANRSWVLGDGLTADFSPAFSPDGSHLWFLSNRNYELAFSAFEFNYVYRNATEVLGAALAASGPSPFPLRSDEESGKPAESKKKDEASPAIAVRVDPEGIVSRTVGVPGLAAGDYAALRASEGALWYLRGTGGPDGERALWRYDLKERKEEKVTQPCNGYALSADGKKLLYRAKGGLFLVDAKAGAKEGDGKLDLAGLRVKIDPKLEWAQMFDDAWRITRDWFYDEKMHGVDWPAMKRRYGALVPFVAHRADLDFLLGEMLGELEAGHTYVASGDEPRVPRVAGGMLGCELEPDPSGRYRMAKIYAGENWDEAWRSPLTEPGLDVREGMFLLAIDGVDLTTSENPYRLLESKANAQVALRVGDRADGTGSRVVQVRTIASEGNLRYLDWVRSRMALADRLSGGRVGYLHLPDTAVSGNRMLQKLFYSQVGKPALLVDDRYNGGGFIPDRMIEYFSRRTLAYWARQGIDSMRTPGFAHDGPKVMLVNGYSSSGGDALPYFFRLHGLGPLVGTRTWGGLIGLSGNPSLVDGGAVQVPTFRIYDREGNWVIENEGVQPDVEVVDLPERRIAGGDPSLEKGVEILLEALAKRPSGDPKPPTPPSYVP